In Phoenix dactylifera cultivar Barhee BC4 chromosome 1, palm_55x_up_171113_PBpolish2nd_filt_p, whole genome shotgun sequence, the genomic stretch ATTGATTTTCGCTATGTTTGAAATAAAGCAATGAAATGAGAAGTAAATATGCATTAATTTTGATGCATTCAGTGGTGGGGACACAGACCACCGTTTCCAGCATGTGTATAGGCGTCGCCGGCGTGCATAGCACTTTGGCCGCCctagttttattttcttatgtattttcgtttatttattatgtattttcATCTTTTGTTAGTTGCTGGCTTGTTATGACTGTATTTAGCTATTGTAGTGAACCATGATGTTGTGGGGATCATGGGGGGTTACATGATCATTTGTGGGAATCATGGGTAGTTGCATAGGGGCTATATATGGAACCCCCATGTCTATTGTTGTAGTTGGAgagtattttgattaaaaaaaaatgttgcttTGGCATCTGGTGGACTCCAGAACTCCCCTCTCCTCCTTTCCCTTATTTTCTTCCTTAAATTATCTGTTCCGCATcagtttggtatcagagccagccaGGGTTTGCCTCTGTGCCAACGCCCTGATCTTGTCCGTCTATTTCCCTCCCCATCCCTTTCTCTGCCATTTTCTGGAGTGCAGTGGGAcaaactacaaaaaaaaaaaaatcctttgctGTTTCCTCTGTTCCCGAAACTCCCACAGAAGTTCCACCCTGTGTATGGcggagcagcgccggattctTGGGTTCAGGTGGGCGCACGAGATCTACGCTGTACCCCGACCACCACGGACGCCGGAGCGTGTGGAAGGGCCACGCGCAGTTCGCTTTACCAAAAAGAGGAGCATCGCTTCCCTTTTTTCGTCTCTGTCTCGCAGATCTACCGTAGCAGCCGCAGACCCCATTCACAGAGAAGAGATCTGGAAAGAGGAATAGTGTTCGGAGCGGGTGGCCGGCCGTCGTCCACCACCGCAAGCCACAGGTTCCACCCTGCAGTAATAGCCGCAGAGTCCGGAACCACCTCCCGAAaccgtcgggaggttgaagaaacaCCAGTTAGCGGGTAAGTCCCTCACCTGTTACCAGTTCATCAGCCCGAatccgcaaaaaaaaaaaaggagttgcACATGAGTTGCATGTGCCCCAACCCACGTGAGGCCCACGTGTTCCATCGCACGTGAGTCGCACAAgttagtcaaaaaaaaaaaggaaaagaaaagagtacCTCTTCTTCTTCACGATCGGCCGTCCACAGGGCCGCCGCCGGCAGGTCGCTGCGTTCCCCTTTGCTGCCGCCGAGCCGCCTCTCCTTTCCGCCGCCAGGCCATTCTCGTTCGCCGACGCCGCTCACCTCCGCGACCGCACACACCGTTGCCTCGGTCACACCGCCACCCCCCTTCATCTTCTCCGTTGCCTCCACCCTCCACCAACCCTCGAGTTCACCCCATTTCTTCTCCCTCTCAGCTCACTAAGACCCTTCTCTCTCCCATACCTTATCCCTCAAAccctaatctttttttttccttctccctcccatCTCACCGAGACCTCTCTTTCCCCCGCGCCACCACCTCCACCTCCGTTGCCGACTCCATCGTCCGCCCTCGCCGTTTCCTTCGCTCCCCAAAACGAAGATCGCCACCCTCCGACACCGCTCCTCTCTTCGCCCCCCCTGTCTCCCTCAGCCCTTTTCCCCATTGCTCAGAGGGATCTGAAGCTATTCCAGAAGCTTCGGGTCCCTTCTAAATTTCCTGCTTTCGGGCGAGCGGGCCGGCCCAGTGTTTGGCCCGTTGTCACGCGAGCCTAGTTGATCCTCTGGCCCATTGTCTTGCGGGCCTAGCTTTCAGGCCCCTGTACTTGGATCTAGATCCTGCAGTGAGTTGGGCTTCCACAACGATACCCGCAGTCGACCGTCTTCCAGCAGCATCTTCTACAAATCGTCAGGCTCCGGTTCTGCATCCTACACTCTGACATCCAAACTCATCCACTGACTCAGATCTGTAAGAAAAGGTATCTTTcctttaaataatttttcaggCTTTCCCTATAAACTAGTTTATCTTTAGATTATTATTGTTTTCACTTCATGTTGTCGGTTTGAGATAGGACCTTAATTTTGTAATAGCCTATGCcccttgaaaatacatattgagCCTTACAAATTATTTTCAAATCCTCAAAAGGCAACTAGGAAATTTTACTTGAATCTGGtgaaacccaaatcaatttgaagGACCCCACTTTCGTTAGATTAACCTGCGAAGATTTTGCATGACCCAGACCAAGGTTAGCAATATCTAAGGTCCTGATATTTAGTTATCACCTGTGCAAATTCGAGAGCAACCAAGACTCTGACATAAGCCTTTTAGTCAAAATTGTTAATTTTAATCTGAAAGCTATTTTTATATCTAGGATTTTCGTATTCTAGAGCATGACAACTCGCAGTGGTACATCCTACTCACATGAGATGTCTACCAACCCAAACCAACAGGCGTTAGATGCCATAGCAGCATTAGAAACCAGATTAGGGGCAAGGATCACTGACCTTGAAACTAGGCTGAATATCCGCTTGACTTTGGCTGAAAATTCAATCACCAACCTCCAAGTTACTCACAACGATGGAGAGTCtgaacttggtgagtttgaaCCGCCCCGCCCCAGAGGCCTTAGGCAACAACACCAAAGGGACTATCTAAGAGCGCGTGAGACACCAGATGAGCATGTAATGCGCAGTATTAGGATTCGATGCACCAAGTTATGATGGTCGTCTCGACCCAAAAGTCTTCATTGACTGGCTCGCTGATATGGACCATTACTTTGAATGGTATAATCTATCTGAAGATCGCAGAGTTCGTTTTGCAAAAATGAAGCTCACTGGTCCTGCAAAGTTGCATTGGAACACAATAGAAAATATGCTTGCTAGAGCTAGGCAACCCCCTGTGGTACAATGGGATGAAATGAaggaaaagttaaaagaaaaatatctccCAACATCCTATAAGAGTCGCCTGTTAGATCAGTGGCAACGACTGATTCAAGGAAACAAACATGTGTCTGAGTACATCGCTCGCTTTGATGAGTTCTTCATGCGATGCGATGCACGCGAGAGTGTGGAATTGACCCTTTCTAGATTTAGGTCCGGATTGCGAGATGATTTACAAAAAGAGCTTATTCTACACGAGGTCAATTCATTAGAACATGCCTATCAACTTGTCCAAGACATCGAGCGTTATACTAATAAGACAACTTTTAGGCGATTTGATCTTAAGGAGGCCAATCATAAGTTCACCCACGGTAGTCAAACTAACACTTGGAGTAAGCCTAATATTAGAAATCAAGCGACAGAATCTCcaaaaattaatgatcaaaagACTAAGGGAATTTTAAGTGAACCACCCAAAATTTCTCGAGATCAGTGTTACAGATATTTTGGTTTTGGGCATAGAGCTAGTCAATGTCCTACTAAGAAAACACTGGTCATCGAAGAAAATAGAAATGATGAAGAGGATGAGTTGGTCCATGAACCAGAGATAGACCCTGaagagtcagatgaaggtaaggAACCCGGCTCACTTGAGGGTTCCACCCCTTTAGGCGTAGTTAGGTGTGTTCTTACACAACCTAAGCAAGAAGATGATGACTGGAGGCGTCGATCCATATTTCACACCTATATCAAATGTGGCGAACATAGCTGTAAGGTTATCATTGACAGTGGGAGTAGTGTCAACGTTGTATCCACAAGAACTGTCAAGAAGCTACAGTTAAAGACAGTGCCTCATCCTAACCCTTATAATGTGTCTTGGGTGGATAAAACCGCTATACCAGTCACTGAGCGTTGTCTAGTCCAAATCAACTTTTCTGAATATAATGATAAGGTCTGGTGTGATATTATTCCCATGGACGTTGGACACATCATCCTTGGTAGATCGTGGCTTTATGATTTGGATGTGACCATTTATGGCAAATCCAATTCCTGTTCTTTTGTTCACCAAGGAAAGAAAATTCGACTAAACCCTTTGCCTCCTAGGCCTTCTATTGCTGGAAAGAAGGATGTGAAGGTTGAAAAGTGCCTTCAAATCATTAGTCCTAAGGAATTTGAGAAAGCAGCAGCCCAAGAATCCAGTCATTGTGTTAGTATCCAAAGAAGTTCCTGATTTTCAAATAGATTTTCCGAAAGAAGTTCATCATGTTCTGGAAGAATTTAAGGATCTCTTTCCTGAGGACCTTCCTGATGAGCTTCCCCCTATGCGTGACATTCAGCACGCCATAGATTTGGTCCCAGGGGCGACTCTCCCGAACTTGCCTCATTATAAACTCAATCCGATTGAACACGCTGAATTGAAACGGCAAGTTGATGAACTACTCCAAAAGAGGTTCATCCGAGAGAGTCTTAGCCCGTGTGCAGTGCCTGTACTTCTAACACCCAAAAAAGATGGCACTTGGAGAATGTGTGTAGATAGCAGGGCAATCAATAAGATAACGGTTAAATATCGATTTCCAATACCACGATTGGATGACATGCTTGACATGATGGCAGGTGCCACTATCTTCTCCAAAATTGACCTTAAGAGTGGTTACCACCAAATCCGTATCCGCCCtggtgatgaatggaaaacagctTTCAAAACCAAGGATGGATTATACGAGTGGCTAGTCATGCCCTTTGGGTTGACAAATGCATCTAGCACATTTATGCGAATTATAACCCAAGTGCTAAGACCTTTCATGGGAAAATTCCTTGTAGTCTATTTTGATGATATCTTAATTTATAGCAAAAACAAGGAACAACACCTTGAACACCTACGTTTGGTCTGCAATTCACTAAGGAAAGAAAGCCTATATGCGAACCTTAAGAAGTGTTCATTTATGACTGATCGTGTAATCTTCTTAGGATTTGTTGTGTCTTCTGAGGGTGTTTCAGCAGACCCACAGAAAGTCCAAGCTATTCTTGAATGGTCCGAGCCTACTACATTATTTGAGGTGCGAAGCTTCCACGGCCTAGCcaccttttataggaggttcatcaagaatTTTAGTACGATCACTACACCGATTACGGATTGTATCCGGAAAGGTGAATTTCGTTGGATCGTTGCGGCTTCAAGGGTATTCCAAGAGATCAAGACTAAAATGACTGAAGCTCCGGTAATGCGCCTCTCAGATTTTACTAAAGTTTTTGAAGTCTCTTGTGATGCATCTGGTATAGGTATAGGTGGTGTCTTAAGCCAAGAAAAATATCCTATCGCATACTTTAGTGAGAAGCTGAATGATGCCAAACGAAAATATTCCATCTATGACAAAGAATTTTATGCAGTTGTACAAGCGCTGCGTCACTGGCGTCACTATTTGTTACCTCAAGAGTTCGTATTATATTCCGATCATGAAGCTTTGAGGTATTTGAATTTTCAGAAACGATTGAGTTCACGACACGGAAAGTGGGCtgaatttcttcaagaatacacCTTCGTGTTATGTCATAAAGCAGAAATTGACAACAAGGCAGCTGATGCCCTAAGCCGACGTGTAGCATTACTTTTGTCAGTAAGTATAAAGGTTACTGGATTTGATCGTATGATTGCCGATTATGCAACTTTTCCAGACTTCGCTGAGATCTATGCTAGTGTGTTAGAAAGTCACACCAGGGATAATAGTGACTATCTTGTGATTGATGCTTTCGTGTTCCGAGGAAACAAGTTGTGTATCCCTCAAACATCCCTTAGAGATTTTCTTGTTTGGGAACTCCATGTGGGAGGAATAGCTGGCCATTTTGGTAGAAATAAGACCATTGATATGGTCGAACAAAGATTTTATTGGCCTAGTTTAAAACGGAACGTTGCAAAAATTGTTAGTCAGTGTCGTACTTGTCATCTATCCAAACAGCGCAAACAAAATACTGGCTTACATaccccccttcctgtcccagATCATCCTTGGCAGGACATTAGTATGGTTTTTGTGCTAGGGTTGCCAAAGACTAGAAGTAAGCATGATTCCATTCTCGTGGTAGTGGATCGGTTCTCTAAGATGGCACATTTTCTGCCCACTTCCAAGACTTCTGACGCCTCCAAAGTTGCAAGGATCATCTTTGATGAGGTTGTTAGGCTCCACGGGCTTCCAAAATAGATAGTGACTGATAGAGATGTCAAATTTGTTAGTTATTTTTGGAAGATCCTCTGGAATTTTATGGGTACAAAGCTTAAATATTCCACAGCCTATCACCCTCAGACAGATGGGTAAACTGAGGTGGTCAACCGTAGCCTAGGAAACCTTCTACGATGTTTAGTGGGTGACCACCCGGGTAATTGGGATCTTCTCCTATCCACAGCTGAATTCGCCTACAATAGCTCTGTGAGCAGGACCTCTGGTTTGAGCCCTTTCGAAATTGTCTTAGGCTATGTTCCGCGAAAACCTGTTGATCTTATCCCAGTAGCACCTAACAATAGAATCTCTGAGACCGCTGAGTCCTTTGCGCAACACATGCAAAATTTACATAAAGAGATTAATAAGAAAATTGAAATCAATAATGTGAGATATAAAATGGCTGTTGACTTACGTCGACGTTATCAAGAATTTCGAGTGGGTGATGATGTAATGATCAGAATCAGACCTGAACGGTTTCCATCAGGAGCCGTTAGGAAATTGCACGCCCGAAGTATGCGTCCATACAAAATTCTGAAACGGGTTGGATCTAATGCATATGTGGTGGATATTCCAAGTGATTTTGGGATTAATCCAGTTTTTAATGTAGAAGACTTAGTTGCCTACCGAGGTCCGACAACTATTCCTGCAGACCCATTCAATGAACCTGACACTGACCTCACATCCAACTTTGAGACCATATCTCCTACTCCTGTCTTGCCTCCTGTACCTTTTTCTCCGCAGATCACAGACACAATGGAACAGATTTTGGACGATCAGATTGTCAGTACGCAGAACGGTGGTTATCAGCGATATCTGGTCAGATGGCATGGTCGACCTCCGTCAGATGATACCTGGATTAGCAGAAATGAGCTCCAGCGACTTGCTTCAGACCTGTTGGAGCATTACCAGACATCCGTTTCGCCAGAGGCGAACTTTTCTCAGCTGAGGGGAGTTGGTGGGGACACAGACCACCGTTTCCAGCATGTGTATAGGCGTCGCCGGCGTACATAGCACTTTGGCCgccttagttttatttttttgtgtattttcgtttatttattatgtattttcGTCTTTTGTTAGTTGCTGGCTTGTTATGACTGTATTTAGCTATTGTAGTGAACCATGATGTTGTGGGGATCATGGGTAGTTATATGATCATTTGTGGGAATCATGGGTAGTTGCATAGGGGCTATATATGGAACCCCCATGTCTATTGTTGTAGTTGGAgagtattttgattaaaaaaaaaaacgttgCTTTGGCATCTGGTGGACTCCAGAACTCCCCTCTCCTCCTTTCCCTTCTTATTTTCTTCCTTAAATTATCTGTTCCGCATCATTCAGGTTCTGTCCATCATGTAAGAATTTTGCCGTTCTAATATGGGGCATCTATTTATTTGGCTAGGTTCTTATGCTGGATAGCTGCCATGGACTATGGTATAGATATCGGATCCTCTAGTTTTCCCACAAAATGCAAGTTGAGCAGCAGAACTGTAAGCTAGAACCAGTAACATCATGCCTCATGGCAGGGAGGGGAAGGATTGGGATACTTGAATTATTTGGACCATTTAGTTATGGAATAGAAAATGGATGTTATTTGTGAATTTCGCCTTTGAACTGATTTCTGAAACTGAAACTGTTATTCTTGGTAGGTTTCATCAGAGTCGTTATACAAAACTGCTCAGATTCGACTCCTCAGCTGCCACCCTGAGGTGTATGAGCCATGTGATGACTCATTTGCCCTAGTGGATGCTCTTCTAGCTGATAGAGCAAATTTGTTGCAGCACAGGCCAAGGTTATGCATGGAAGTGGGCTGCGGGAGTGGCTATGTGATCACATCTTTGGCCCTCATGCTTGGGGAAGAAAACTCTGGAGTCCATTATTTTGCAACTGACATCAACCCACATGCTGTGGAGGTGACTCGTGCGACACTTGAAGCTCACAGTGTACATGCAGAGATAATGACCACAAATATTGCTTCCGGGCTTCACAAACGCCTTGCTGGTATGATAGATGTGGTGGTGGTTAATCCTCCTTATGTGCCAACACCTGAAGAAGAAGTTGGCTGTGATGGGATAACTGCTTCTTGGGCTGGAGGAGAGAATGACGCAAGGTGATAGACAGGATCCTTCCTGTTGTAGATGAGCTGCTTTCAGGTGAGGGTTGGCTTTATATGGTCACCCTCACAGCCAACAATCCTTCCCAGATTTGCCGTTCAATGAGAGAAAAGGGGTATGCATCTCGAATCATTGTCCAGAGGTCGACTGAGGAGGAGAGCCTCCATGTTATCAAGTTTTGGCGTGAAGATATTGCGGAGATGGAGGGGGCCAGAGCTGTTGCATCAGGATCTGGGTCGTGGTTATCGCAATTTCCTCTCAGATCCTTCTGGCGTGGTAATAATGGGAGAAGTGGCTGAATTGAGGATAATGAATTCATGGACCTCTAAACTTGGTATTTGTAGTTACCAGATACATATGAAGCACTGCTTGGATGCACTGTAAATTGAATGGTctcagtgaatctagtaaatTCAGTACGTGATTAAATTTGTCACCATTTCAGTTTCAGCTTCAGTTTGAGTGTACTATGTATTTAAGCTTGCTACCAGGTATATGTGAAGTATTTTTTGGACACATTGTTAATTGAGCAGCCTCAATGTGTCAGTGAACCATAAACTCTTGTGAATTCTGGAGGTATCTGAGTTTGTTACCGTTTCAGTTTCTATTTTCGATTGAGTGTAATATGGCCGTGTAAATGTTCTGATGTTGTACGTTTCTGTTTCAGTTCAATGGATTTCAATTCAATTGAGATAACTTACTGCTGTTCATTTGATGTGAGTTGAACTGATTTTACTTCACTTTTTTATGTTCAAGTGATTGTGACATATTTATTAATGTGCAATTTCTTTTAATACATTCATTTGTGCAGTTCATATATCTCTCAATTAAATTATTCGACctcaactcttgcatcggtgaATCCCTAAAAGAGAAAAGGTAAGTTGGCTGACAATTTGATTCTCATTACGTGGATACTTCACTACAAAATTACGTAAGTACATGAACTCTCCTTACATGATCTCAGTCCCCAAAAGGGCCAAAACATTGAATTGAATCCCCCTCATACATATCTATCCTTTAAAGATCCCTTAATATGCCAACAATGCATTCAACCTGAGACTCCATTGGCATGGACCTCAAAACCCCTCCATAAACCACCATTAAGGCGAGTCATTTAAGATGAGTTGGGCTTTGAGATTCCAACCTAAAGTCAAAATGCACTCGCAACCATCTAAGAAGCCAGTATACGTGGGGTCAAGTGCTTCCTGTTTGCTTGGCTGCTCTAGAGCTTACGCTGATGCTTC encodes the following:
- the LOC120104756 gene encoding uncharacterized protein LOC120104756, with protein sequence MAVDLRRRYQEFRVGDDVMIRIRPERFPSGAVRKLHARSMRPYKILKRVGSNAYVVDIPSDFGINPVFNVEDLVAYRGPTTIPADPFNEPDTDLTSNFETISPTPVLPPVPFSPQITDTMEQILDDQIVSTQNGGYQRYLVRWHGRPPSDDTWISRNELQRLASDLLEHYQTSVSPEANFSQLRGVGGDTDHRFQHVYRRRRRT